The Biomphalaria glabrata chromosome 15, xgBioGlab47.1, whole genome shotgun sequence region ACTTCTGCAGTTTTTATGTTCTACGACATAAGTGCCGACGCTGACGTTGTCTCGAGATACGCCCCTGAAAAACCGTACATGTCAATCAGGGATATTGCACTGAAGGCTGAGGTATTTATTGCAGAGACAGATCATGTACTAGATTACCCACGCTCTAGTCTTCCTAACACAAAACTTATTGGGGGATCTTCGGTGAGTGAGGCCAAACCATTGTCAGGAGAAATAAAGAAGTTTGTTGAAGAGTCTGCCATGGGCGTAGCTGTTGTGTCTTTTGGTGGAGGTGAAATATATGTTCCCCAGGAGATTCAATCTAAAATGATAGCagcatttaaaaaactaaatctcAATGTGGTCTGGAAGTTTGATTGGGCTTCTGATCAAACGAACAAAATTTTAGCTTTGAAATGGATTCCTCAAAATGACCTCTTGGGTCATCCTAAAACTAAAGTGTTTGTTTCCCACTGTGGGAAAAACGGTCAGTACGAGGCACTGTACCATGGAGTTCCAATCCTTTGTCTTCCTATTTATGGCGATCAATTATACAATTCTAAACGAATAGCTGTGAAAGAATTCGGACTATATGCAGATATAAGGGACGTAACTCCCGAAAATTTAACGCAGCTGATTCAGCAAGTAGCAGACGATTCTAAATATAGAACTAACATCCAGAAAGCATCACAAATATTCAAAGAGCTTTACAAAATTCCCAGCAAGGAAGCTGCTTTCTGGTTTGATCACGTGATGAAATATGGTGGAAGTTACATGAGGTCGTCAGGTCAACAAATGCCGCTCCACCAATTCCTTCTGCTGGATGTTATTGCATATTTATCTACCATTCTGGTTGTGTCTTTGCTggcattttataaaattttgaggCTGTGCATCAATCgtttcaagaaaacaaaagtgaaaacGGCTTAGCAAAAACCAAAATTAGATAAAACTGAACAAAATGAACATTATACCTTAACATTTATAGAACATAGGAACTTAtgcacatttgtttttaaacgtCACCTTTATGGATGCCACTGTGGTTATCCTTTAGACCCACATGGATTATAAAACTAGCATTAGGATTTTTGCCACAAGGTCAATTGTtgataatggacctcattcatcaaccgtaaacaaacaacatttagccagcAGGAGCGAtagcccccccccaaccccctccCAACGTggacgacccccccccctcccagtgCCGTTAGAGCATAGGATGGTTTGCCTGattcagacaggaaaaccagtggctaaattgacacatgaaatgcataggacgtaattgtcttctttttttttttttgaagtaacgtctgtaatttataagacaagataTTCATACTGAACTTtctaaaatttttgttttcgatGTCAAAACTTTTGCACTGAGATTACTTTTTGATTACGTCATTAGCTGTTGTAGTTCAAGATAAGACAACCTTCTACCAacttgtcctttttttttttttttttttactagtcattttctttttcagatgtACATGCGTGATTATATGAATTCATTTCTTGTTatgacatttgtattttttttttactcaaaacgaaagataataaaaatattgatttctattcttgtttcatttctttaaaattgtgtttgtgtgtgtgtgtatgtgagtttgggcgcgtgtgtgtgtgtgtatgtgtgtgtgattgtgtgtgtgtgtgattgaatCCATTTGATTTGAACAGCTTGCAAGGAAAGGGAAGTGTCTGGGATAGAGAAGTTTTGCGACATAATTTAACTAGATCATTTCATTCCTTTCCAGGACATGTACAAATAATTCTTCATAGGCTTCAATACATCCCCAGACTGTAAATAGAACTGATCTATTCGCCATTATTACTATTACTTTTGTATATAGCGTCTTTCATGCTTCTACGGCCAATGGCTACCTCGACagtccaatctttttttttttttttgtttttgttagtggGCGAGGGATAAatagaggaggatcctagcagggctcgcaaaaaccttccttcagggagcagtaccaggaagaaaaaaaagaggcaaacagagaaagcgatgggaagacaagataaaagaatggaagggcctgtcattgaaagagattctatccaaggcaaaacacAAAGAGGATTagagatcttgtgtggtgctcaTACGTTAGGGCAGACGTAGGTAAAGGTGAAGGTGAGAGAGAAGGAAGTCTCTGGAAGAAagtttcagtgctgcctttgaGAGCACACttgatatccccccccccccaaaaaaaaaaaagtccgttTCCTAGGCATCAGAGTGTAAGGTGACCACTACGAAGAATTTCTCTCTGCCAACAGGCGTGAACCAAgagtcttcccccccccctttgcccAGTTCTCTCTGAAGGTTCCTCAATGTATGTAACTGTCAGGAGAACTGGGGAATGTAAGGTGTTTTAGAGTTGTGtgtctgttttgtttatttgttgtgagTTGGGGGAGGGACATGGGACTTGAACACGGGTGTTCAGGGGAGATAATGTGTGCTGGCCCTGCTGTCAGTAAAGGACCTGGTCATGTCTGTGTGTGAGTTATTTTCTCTATTTATTGATGTTtcagtgttttgttgttgtagGTTACCATTAATTATATTGTACCGTTTGATCGTctaaagagctgagccgaaggctcttcgagatctaagttggaaaaaaaacctgtttgatcgtcaaacagtaaaaaaaacaaaaaaaaaacaacctgtgtgaacacacagttctgtctggaagagacccaagtcaatgcctatgtaaagcattgctatttccgatgcatCTGGCCCCCAACGCATGGGctagacacggccgaaggccgagtgcaccgggaacctctgccattttccttcgttataccaaactaaccgtgggggactcgccatttatgcaacggtcccttgaggaacggcgcatggattttgtgacaggtttgtgggaacttttttacaactccgcgccgtgcaatgggtggactctcgtctacccgtgggcatccccacgggagtcttgtgttgctacccatttagcataaccacttcctctaatggtcgtttccacacgagcgccacgatgaggcagagtagCTCGCTCGCGTTATATTGAGCCTGATAATTCTACAGGCCACCAAAAGTACTTTCGTTCTTTGAGAGGtatagtttgagatcactttgcTAGACGGGGGTATAGTCAGCTTCAATTGATATAGCGGTACGACATACGTTTATAAGAACGAACTATATTTTATTGGAGGTTTTAATACAtggcgaaaaaaaacaactataaatagcttttgGCGTATCCAGTATCTAAAATAAAGAGAATTAGGTCATACTGACACAGTTTTAGTCTCCAGAATGAATGGCTCTTCACGTTACCCCTGTGTTAGAGGATTCCAtgatttcaattttatttttaaacatatatatatatatatatatggctagaacaaccgcctttattttcccacATCTAGTGTCTGATACTCATTAggtctgggtagactcagaggcgccctaaagatttcGAAATTAAAACCCCCAGTCTTCACTAGCATTCACACCCAAGACCCTCGgcacggaagccaagcgctttaccactcaaccaacGCGACTCGTAACtcatattttggcattgatggtccactgcatcagtggattaaggattttctgatagggagagaacaaactgtaataataaatggctgtAAATCAACaatgataacagtaaactcaggaacagtcttaggtccactactatttttaatttacataaatgatttaccaaattgcattagttcaggaacaaaagtcagattatttgcagacgattgcataatatatagaacaataaaaacacaagatacagaaattttacaaagagaattagatgaattacagaaatgagaatcaaattggagcatgtctttccactcagaaaaatgtcagttattaagagtaacaaaaaacaaattaattccacttatcttattcatggtaaaccagtaacacagactaaaaacgcaaaatacctaggtgttataataaatgaaaaactgtcatggaattcacatattgatgaaactataaaaaaaaatcaaaataaagcattagggtttattaaaagaaatttatataaatcaaatagcaacataaaactaaaatgttatttaaccttggttaggccaataatagaatatgcatcctccgtttgggacccctcaactcaagaaaaaatcaagaaactggaacagacacaaaatagagcagtgagatttataacaaacgaatattcacatttgactagagtaacacctttagtaaaatcactaaatttagaaagccttcaggacagaagactcaaaagtaaagtaggtagcaattatacataaaacactgaaccataatcttcaaatacaaaaacaacatttaataaaatactctgaaagacacaaagataaaggcacatttctcatcccatatgctagggacaaatttgtacaaatgttgcctgagctagccaggaaaaccagtgacttggcagaatttaagtcattgattaatatgcatgactgaatgcatgacgcgtaggacgtaatcatcttcttttttgaagtaacgtctgtattatataagataagaagataagatagtaATTGACTCATATTTCATAGCAATTGACTCCTAACTCATAGCattgactcactcataattatAGACACATATCTCATAGTAACAGACCCATGACTCAAATTATTTATCTCACTACCCATAGTAATTGACTCAATTTCTTCTTTATCTGCAGTTTTACTAAGGTCTAGTTTTTTAAGTTGGAGTATGGACCCGCAGTTGTATAAAGGGGCTGTACCTTGACACCAGAAATGAAAGGTAACTCTTGGTGCTACATGCATAACTCATGTAATAAGATTGACCCAGTTGAACATATCTTGGCCTACTTCAGGGGGAGAGCAAT contains the following coding sequences:
- the LOC106062508 gene encoding UDP-glucuronosyltransferase 2A3-like, producing MRCTLTLAFLVPSLMSLTFCSAKNVVMFPSPTKSYLIYHANIAQALTERGHNVTICVPDYLANKGLIRNRNIHILRYGKQHGDMEAYIYNKSEVIARFWRREVQSIQALFAVVNVFKDLVEKILSDPTFIPSIQDLNPDFLVIESFQFIRNMLVLPYKLDIPFGLIGPSHDYFLSRVPFNPASEPLFSETGSDKKTFTERVKSAVTSAVFMFYDISADADVVSRYAPEKPYMSIRDIALKAEVFIAETDHVLDYPRSSLPNTKLIGGSSVSEAKPLSGEIKKFVEESAMGVAVVSFGGGEIYVPQEIQSKMIAAFKKLNLNVVWKFDWASDQTNKILALKWIPQNDLLGHPKTKVFVSHCGKNGQYEALYHGVPILCLPIYGDQLYNSKRIAVKEFGLYADIRDVTPENLTQLIQQVADDSKYRTNIQKASQIFKELYKIPSKEAAFWFDHVMKYGGSYMRSSGQQMPLHQFLLLDVIAYLSTILVVSLLAFYKILRLCINRFKKTKVKTA